tcaagcaaagcaaCTATCCATTCATTCCCAAATTGGTTCAACTCGTTTCAAATATCCATTCTTCACGAAGCTTCACCTTTTTCAAGTCTAAATTTTTCTTTAcaattcttttatattttaattcataattattaattattccAACAGTTAcacttattttaattttgtgatttagaaaatcttttgatgattattaattTGTGAATTGCTCTCACTCTAAATttgtatcttaaatttttttgtgtTAATTTGTATAGAGGGTTAAAATTCATTTGTTAAATTTAGTTCACGTTTATCTGATTTTCGTTTTGTGAattaattttcatgttttgctttgtcctttttcttgtattattaaaGAATATTTAGTTATTAATTTCTCTTTTTAAAACGCATCCTATAATAAGCTACATTTACTTTTCCAGAAGTTCCAATTGCAGCAGTACTTCCATATCTCTGGAAAAGACTAAAAACATGTCCCTGGGCAGCCGCCAATAAAAGTGATGAATGTATATAGGTAGAGAGCGTCTAATTAATTGCGGCAACAGATTTAGGTCAGAGAAAATGATTGGAGTATATTAAGAGCCATATAATAACAAAAGCAAATTAACATTACAGGGCAGAGCACACGAATGTACATTACTTCTCCAAGCTGATTCTACAAACCCCAccccccctctctctcccaAGAGTCCCAACAAAGCAGGATTTTTTCTTATGATAAAAGATACAGTAGTATCCACATGAAAACAACTCACGGTGCCATGCCGATGTACATATGCATCAAAGTTTTTAACCAGAAATGTTGATGGCCTTAACTTCAGGCTTCTTCTCCTCCACTTTAGGCACAGTAACGGTCAGCACGCCATTCTCCATGCTCGCCTTAATTTCCTCTGTCTTTGCATTCTCCGGCATCCTGAAGCTTCGGATAAACTTGCCGCTGCTCCTTTCCACACGATGCCAAGTGTCAGTCTTCTCCTCCTGCTCCCTGCTCCTCTCTCCGCTGATCTTCAGGATTCTACCATCTTCCACCTCGACTTTGACCTCCTCTTTCTTAAGCCCAGGAAGATCAGCCTGAACGATGTGGGCTTCTGGGGTCTCCCTCCAGTCAACCCTGGCGTTAGTAAAAACAGCCGTTTCACGATCAGTGCCGCTGGGGAAGTTGGCTAGAGTCCTCGAGAACGGAAAGCCCTCAAACGGATCCCATTTGTCGAGAGAGAAAGGATCGAAGATATTGCTTCGCCGGCCGCCGAAGATGCTCGGAACCAAAGCCATCAGAATTTTGCAAGAGATTTGTGCTCTGGACTATTTGGTTTGAGGACTTGAGTGGATTTACGGAATTCTCTAAGGCAATGACTAATTCTGTCTGAGGGTGGAAGGCACGAAGAAGAGCTATATATACAAGGGGCAGATGATGACGGTTATATATATCCGGTATTGTCCAGAATATTCTTATCGCaccaaaaaaatggaaaaagtctTGGCACTTTCCACAAACTTCCACGAGCTTCGAGATTTTGGTTTCACACTCCACCAGAACGGTGTCCACTCGAACGATCCACGTGTCTCCGGAGATATCTGTTGATTGTGTATCTCAAAAATTTTTGGGCTTATGGTTTATTGTCGAGCGGCGACCACTTAATTAGAAGAGGCCCACTGGATTGTCGATGGAAGCAACATAAGCCCGACATAAGGTGAAATGCCCCATattaactctctctctctctctctctctctctctctctatatatatatatatatacatatagctAGAGATATTGAGTAATTTAGCAATGACTAATATTCGCTCTCAACAACCTTAAGAAAAGATAAAGTCATATTATCTATCTATCTGTAGTAAACTTTGGTAATCTGCCGAAGTCGTCTTCCCTTGTTGACTTTGCAGACGGGAAAAATAACATTGAACTCCCTCAAACTGCCGTTTCATTGGGTGAGTAACGAGCCACAGAAAACTATTAGCTCAAATTTGGTGACTGGCGGTGAGCATGCAAAATCACAACACAGACACGGGGGTACAAAATTTTGGTATTAGGACGGGTTTTAACTCAAATGTTCAAATTTCTGGAGAGAATGAATCAAGCCAATTAACTATAAAAAATGCTCCATATGCAGCTACAAATCATGCGACAATCAACGCACCCCTCCCTGCATGACAAATAGCTAGTTGAAGCAGGCGGCTGTATATTACTATTTCTTCGGGGGGAAAAAACAAGCTGCTTTTTTCGCTATATGTATCCTTCCATGTAACGCCAACTTGAGTCATTGATTCTGAAACAAGACCATACGGCGGAGAGTTGGAAGTGGGGAAGTCAAAAAGAACCTTTTTAATCTCAGTCCAATAAAACTACAAATGTCATTTAATTTTGTTCAGTTTATGTGTCCTTGAAGAAAATTGATCACGGAAATTCACCAGCTCAAACTACATTTTGTCTTAGAAAACTTGAAGAATTCATGTCTACACGCACTCATTCTTGGAATTTGGTAATTGTAAGTCATGAGTGCACAAGATCCTAAGCTGTGAAGCATCGTGCATCCACTTATTTAGTAgtaaaatcaaaacaattatCCCTGCCTGAAGTATCCTTTCAGATCCTAGTGTACTGAGGCTCCTAAAAGAGGAGAGGACTAGTTATTGTGAGCAACTACTGCCACGACTTGAAGCTGCAAAAACTGGACGTAGTTGTTACTTTGAATATTGTATAGCGGCGGTTAAAATCAACATGTATTAGTGTTAAATTTCGACAGTATCAACTCTTATGCCCAGAAATGAGAAACCACCGGGGATGACTGGTTGATAGTTTCttcccaaaaaataaataaataaattggaaAAGCAGGACGTAGTTGTTAATGGCAATAACTTACTGATAAGAGACTTCATGACATCACACCTCTCGAGAGGCCTCTGATCCACCAACCGACCAATGAGATCTCCTAGTATTTTATTAGCATAATCGAGGAGGGTTGACTTCGATCGTTTTATGATCAAAATCATCTGAGTATGAGTTGTTTAACCGTTCAACGACTAGGATCATCTGTGCTAAGAGAAACTGAAGTTGCAAATGGGTTCCCAAAAAGCAAACTTACCACCTCATGTTCTCATATTTCCCTTGCCAATCCAGGGCCATGTCAACTCCATGCTCAGGCTGGCGGAACTTCTTTGTCTCGCTGGATTAGACGTAACTTACATTGTCTCCGACTTTTGCCATAATCGCCTCCTCAAGCACACTAACGTGTCGTCGCGTTTTGCTCGCTATCCTGGCTTTTCTTTCCAACCCATATCCGATGGGCTTCCAGATGACCACCCCAGAGCAGGTAAGGGATTTGTGGATATCATGCCGGCTATAAAAATGGTGACAGGGCCGCTATTTAAGCGGATGATGATCGAGAAAAGTTGCTTTGCTTCTTCTGGTATCCGAAGGCCTGTTACTTGCATCATAGCTGATGGAGTCTTGAGTTTTGCCGGTGATTTTGCTGAAGAGAACGGAATTGCCCTCATCTATTTTCGCACCGTTAGCGCCTGCTCATTTTGGGCCTGCTTTTGTATACCTCAAGTCATTGAAGCTGGAGAAATACCCCTTAAAGGTAGTGGAGTACAAAATTTGATCACGCGTCGATTTTTACATCAAAGTGTGTCATTCATTGAGTCTATTGTCGTTGATATATCTATATTGACAGATTGATCAGGTGCAGCAAGTTTTAGCATAAATTAATTTGGTGTCTGTATACCCCTTATTATCACACCCAAGAGGTTGACGGCACACCCAAATATGCAGGACATGGAATGGACCTGGCAGTCAAAAGCGTCCCAGGAATGGAAAATATTCTTCGGCGTCGGGACCTGCCTGGTTTTTATCGTGTCAACGATCTGGACGACACTACTTTCCAAATAATCAAAACGGAGACTCAGCAAACCCCGCGAGCCCAGGCGGTGATACTGAACACATTTGAAGACTTAGAGGGACCAATATTATCTCACATTCGTAAACACATGCCTAGATTATACACAATCGGACCAAATCATTTCCACCTAACGGCCAGGCTGGGAGCAAAAGCAACAGAGACTGAAACTTTAATTTCTTCGGCCAGTTTATGGGAAGAAGACAGGAGCTGCTTGGACTGGCTTGATTCACAGCCTCCAAAATCGGTAATTTACGTCAGCTTCGGGAGCATTACGGTTGTGAGAAGAGAGCAACTCCTGGAATTTTGGTACGGACTGGTGAATAGTGGGCAGAGGTTCTTGTGGGTCGTCAGACCTGATTCCATTATGGGAGAAGCCGGCGGAGGTAAGATTCCAGCCGAGCTAGAAACGGCTACAAAAGCAAGGGGTTATATGGTGGGTTGGGCCCCGCAGCTAGAAGTCCTGAATCATCCTTCTGTTGGAGGATTTTTGACCCATGGTGGTTGGAATTCGACTCTGGAGAGTATGGCGGCCGGCGTGCCAATGTTATGTTGGCCATATTTTGCCGACCAAACGATCAATAGCAGGTTCGTGAGTGAAATTTGGAAGATTGGATTGGACATGAAAGATACATGCGACAGAGTCATCATCCAGAAAATGGTGGCAGAACTCATGCACGTGAGGAAGGATGAATTCTTGAGAAGGGCAGATGCCATGGCAAAATTGGCAAGAAAGGCTGTTACTCAAGGTGGTACTTCGTATGATAACTTGGACAGCCTCGTTGAGTTTATTAAATCTACTATTATATGAAAAGGACATGGCTTTGATgtgtttttcttgtttaattTCTTCTTATTTTCCCGAAAATTAAAATGTTGTCACCAATAATTGTGGTATTCTAAACCAAAACTGCCTTATGGTTTATATTGGAGATTGATAATTTCGTTCTTGCCATTAAGAGATTAGAGATTTTAGGACTAGAGTTTTCAGTTTTGGGGGTTGAGTATGCAACTTGATGTTATGTTGAGGAGAAACGAAGATATTTCATTCCTTGTTGCTAGTCAATGTGACGCTGCGCAAAGAAGATCTAAGGCACTTGTTAATGATGCGTCGTAGCGTTTAGTTGGCGCATGTCTTCATTCTCTCTGTTATTTAGTTCTAAGGGGGAAAATGCCGGCCAATTTGTCTGTATCAGTGATTTCAATCAAATTTTATTGTCAATCACTTTGACCATATAATTGATTACGTGGACCTCGTGTCTTCCTTTTCCCCTTCTTTATTTCCCCTCTGAATTTTGGAGGAAAGGGTTAAAATCACACTGGGTCCTAAATTTGTGAGTATCCATCCGTCTTGTTGGAGGAAGATTTATTTTGCTAAACAAACCTTTACATAGACTTCTACTCCAACATTTGGATCGATGATGTCCTTAGTTGAGATCTAAAGTGTACCATTACACCCAACTTGCCACAGCCATCCATGTTTAGGTTCAATTGTCGTAAAAGatgataaataattaaatgcagAGGGATTTTTAGGCTGGATAATTGACTCACTGCATGGATAATATCCGCGAAACGtctatattgtaattcattgtGTTTcatcatctttcttttttttttttttttttttgacctttttctGTCTCCCATCCTTTGCTTCAACCCTCAAACACCACTACCAAGCATGGCAGCTCCGCTGCTCCTCCAACCAAATCAAGACCGTATTGCGAAATAATTGTATTAAAACAATTTTTTATGATGGGAtgtaaatgaaattaaaaaaaaaggtaattgaaaaaaatgaaaagatgatAATAAAACGTGTTTATGATATAAgcaataaattttatgagaaaaaaagttgctgaaaaataaaaatgttatCGAAGACCCCAAATTTACTTGTTAATTTTTGCTTGCAAACTGCGTTGTGTCCTTGTCAAAACTCTTCTACGATTTTAATGATTTTATATTTACAAAAGAGTGTTGTCAAAATCACAAAGGAATGGAAAATAAAGAGCTTCATGCAAGCTACCACAGTCACCAACCACGAATCCACCAGCACTGTCACAATTTGCTACTATGGAAGAAGGGGAAAgtgaaaagagaaagagaaagtaaATAGGATTGGTGAAGAGAGTggagaaaagggaggaaaaaagaacaggaagggaaggaagaaaaagagggGAACTTCAATGATAGGTGGAGTTTGGCATGATAGCTGCcttttctatttcctttttggtaTCAAATTCAATAATTGGATCACTCTCACCAACTTGGCTGGTATAGACTTTGATAGTGATTAAGCTATATTTATAGCCTATTAAATTATACTTATTTGTATTCCCAACCAAACAGCTAGCTGGTTCCATCTAAGCCATTTTGTTATTGGAGtaatattttgcacaattaatGGCCCAAAAACGCAACAAGAAGAACAGATCTTCAATTAATTGTAAACCATTGTCCAATTTTTGGACAGGTGATATTGCTATCAAATATCAATTATTTGCATCTCCGCCTATCATGTCCAAGGAGCAACCATCGTGTACCTCGCTCGGTGCCATGTTGGTAGTTGATGGACTACCAATTTGTGAACGAGACAGAGCTGCTGGAGATTGCTTTTCAAAATCTTTTGTCAAAGAACCAGTACTTAATTACGTTTGTTTCATGTAACAAGAAGGATTTTGACATAATTGTTACTTTATACGAGTAGATATCTGTATCCTATTGACAAGAAAGTCGACAAAATAAAGTGTTCTTCCTCACCATTAAATGTTGGATCGCACATTATGATATTTTAGACAAAGCTTCCATCCCTAACGTTATTTCACAATGAAAATACAAGGACACAAGAACTGGAAAGAGAGATTTGTCCACCTCTGCCTCTCCCGTTCTGTGCAAGGATTTGTTTATGGAGATATGGTAGAGGTACCAAATGAGATCAGCGACTCACCAACCTATTGCTCCAGTACTAAATCCAATACAACGGTAACAACACTAATTAGAAGATCTTTTCATGTCTATCGAACGCAAGATGTTCCATCTGCATCGACTAAGTCAATTTGCCTATTACCCACCTAATCTCATCCATCTCTTACTCTAATCTCACCTTATCACATAAATTAATTTTCGTCTACTAGTAAAAAGCATCAGTTAAACTAAGAATTCTGCTTGTACATTTCCCACTGTTTATATCCAATTGATGGCAAGTGGCAACTAGATATCGTACCAACTGAAGCCAACTAAGCCGAGGACACTATTATCACCAACTTCACAGGGCCAGAAAACAACGAAGCGTAGAGATGGATCACCAGATACAATTCTCCACTCCCCATGCACTACTATTCCCTTTACCACTTCAGGGTCCTGTGAATTGTACGCTCAAGCTAGCTGAACTGTTGTGCCTTGGTGACTTGCATGTTACCTTCGTCAACACTGACCACAGCCAGGACCGACTGAGAAGTTGCAGGGATGTTGAATCACGGTTCGAGCGTTATCCCAATTTCAGGTTTCATACAATCCCGGATGGCCTTCCCGAAGATAGTCCTCGTACGGGTGATCAAATTTTTAAGTTACTGGAGTCTTTGAAAGTTGTGAGCCAGCCAATTTTCAGGGAGATGTTAACCTTTGGTCCCCTGGTTGTTTTTACATCAAATAACCGTTCAAGTCTGTGATTCATGTCAGCATAGGAAGTCTTGCGACCATGACCAAGGATCAGCTGATGGAGACTCGGTATAATTTAGTCAACAGTGGGGCGAGGTTCTTGTGGATTCAGATACCGGGGTCTATAGCTGTATCAGTAGTAGAGGGGGATGAGATTCCTGAGGAATTGGTTAAAGCAACCAAGGAAAGAAGTTATATTGTGGGTTGGGCTCCTCAGGAAGAGGTTTTTGGGCCATGCTGGAATTGGTGGGTTTTTGACTCACAGCGGTTGGAACTCAACAACGCTGGAGAGTGTTGTGGAGGGAGTTCCAAATGATAGGGTGGCCGTACTTTGTTGACTAACAAGTTAACAGTAGGTATCTATCAGAGGTTTGGAAACTTGGATTGGACGTGAAAGATACGTGTGATCGGATCATTGTTGAGAAGATGGTCCGAGATGTTATGGAGTTGAGAAAGGATGAATTCTTGCTAACAGCAAATGAAATGGCAAAAATGGCCAAATCAAGTATGAGCGAAGGTATGAGCGAAGGCGGATCTTCAGACGATGACTTGGGCAATCTGATTGAGGACATCAGATTGATGCAGTTGAAGGCATAAACTATTTTTAGCATTGCTGAAATATGATGTCAGGACTAAAGTTTGACACGAAACAAGCCAATCTTGAACAAGTTACTGCAGAGATGGATCATTATTATGATAATGCTTGCGCCTAACCGTTTTGCAAATAATACAGAGATTCAGCCTATGAAGGTGGACTTGGACGAGTCTggagtttcttcttctttatttcCTATGCTTCGAGAAGATGAATAtgggacaaaaataaaaacatttcGAAAGCTAGCCTATGAGTATGTCATCTTTAAACTAAGTTGCAAAATCCACTCTTGAGTTGACATCTTTAAGAGGATGGTGCACGCTACTGGTTAGCAAGATTGTGTAATGAATCGTATGGTCGTAAACAAGAGGGTATTTTTCATTCTAATCGATTAGGCGCTTGCCAACAAGTACCGACCTGCATTCAACCAATTGGTTTTTAGGCTGTTTATCTAGAATAGAATATATGCGATGCTGTGCCTGTTTATATTCTGTTTCAATTCCTTAGCCAGGCGTAGAATTTCTTTTGTCTGAGTATTATAATTTTGTAAAACAAAGCACCATATAGTATATACTGTACATTTGAGCTAGTTGCAAGCACCATACATGTCAGTCATCGGAGATTTTATCCAAAAGCAAAACACTGGAGAGACAAGAAGGATGCTTATCCAAAAGAACACACAAAGATCATGGATATCTAACAGGGACTCGGGGCAGGGACGGTTGCAGGTGccaattttagctcatttcAACTGCGCGTAACATTGGTTCAACTGCGCgtaacttttttttcacaggatgtattttcacaacagatagTGGTGGGCCCCACACTTGGCGCGGATTTCGAGTTACATGGTGTTATTTCAAccgcacaaaattttgagggccAATTTTCAGCCGCACAAATTTTTAAccgtgcagggacggtcatactgatgaccgtccctgccccaaatccATCTAACAGTGATGCATATTTAGAAAAAGCAGCCATATTCCTTGATGTGTAAGATAATGCTTTAACTGGTGTAGACTGCAGAAATTAAAAGAGGCTGACAAGGGAATTGAGATCCCAAGACCAATTCACTGATTAAAAACCATAGGCCACAAAGATCGATGGtagaaaaataatttcatgcattgtatcttttcttttttctttttttgggggggtTTTGGTGGGTGTTAAATGAGATGCGTGCATCGCCTTAAGGCCCTTAACTATATGGACGGCAATCGCAAAACAATTATTTTTCCAGTGGTTGAAACTCCAAGGAATCCACCATCACATCAATCTATCGTTCTATTCTTGTATCGTGATCAATTCTCTGGAAAAATTCAACGTAATTATTTAATAAAGCAAGAAAAAAGCTCTCTAGATACATtcaaattaattgaaaaaaaaattgatctttCCCCGATTCGTACGCCAAGCAACTTTTGAATGATAAATAAGTAAAGTAAATGAATTGAATCAAAATATTCCTTCTTGAAGTGATCCCTGAGATTTCCGGATACATCGCGCAGTGTTTATATGAAACAGTTTTCTatctatttctttctttctttattttttaaaaagcgTTTTTCTATATGTTTCTTTTTTaaacaattttaatttttcacctCTCCTCTTTTATTATTTCCTCAAGATTTTCAATGAAAGagattgaaaattttattccaTCATTGCCCTTTTGTTACCCCAATTATAAATTTTGTTTCAGATTAATACAAGCTTAGATATATAGCATGCAAGTGTAGGCATGTAAGTGTAATAACAAAGGAAGAAGTAGAAGTCATGTAGAAGACCATAGCAATAGCTAGAAGATCGTTGCAATAACGAAGTACATATTTAGCAGAGTTCTATTGTCCACATTTGATTAAGAATAATTGACATTAACAGCAAAATACAGTTGAGTTTCATCAAATTTCAGTGTCAGGCAGTAGCTTCATTGGCATTCACCATCGGTTTATTTTCCTCGAAAGACGATTTAGTTTcacccaccaaaaaaaaaaaaaaaaatcaacctaaAATGATGCAAAGCAATCCAATATGGCAAATTTTACTCCTTGCAAGAAACCACAACTAGATGAAAGAGATTTCATTCTTTCGGCTGAAGCTCTTCCTATTGTTCCAGAGAAGAAGAGCATTATAGATACCTGAAAAGAAGAATGCCTTGTAATGCATTGCGTTAGCCTTGTTAGAACCGCGCCCTATATTGAGATATGGCGCAAAATGGCTATTTTGCATCCAAAATAGTTTGAGTGAAAATTTGTTATAGGAGTGGTTAATTTAGCCAATTCGTGGCCTgtaaaaagtgatttttggtcaCATTTCACTTACAATGAAGGCCAGTGATGTTTTTGAAATTTCTAAGATGCTAAGTAATATcataaaaaatgtcaaaagagGTTTTTGATTCCTAAACTATAACTTtgtctctttttattttatatagtACTGTtcctctttttttattttttcctttttaaagaaaaaactaCATATGTCTCCACTTTTATGTCTTAATAATCTGAGTAGTGCATGACTTTGTCTAATTAAATTTTCTTCCACCTGGAAATTCTGTTTCAATTTAGGTCTTTTGGTAAATTGCAGCTGGCTAATTTGTGACTTTGTGCCAAATCTTCTCGATGGTGTCATCTGTCATGTAATGAACCCTATTATAGTTTTTTGCAAAACGGAAACACGACCAAATCTACCGAATCTGCTATCCTTTATCCTGTTGCTGACCAAATCGGCTGTCTGTGTTTCGTGACTGAAGTGAGCTATTGACATCTAGAACGAAAATGAAAGACAAAACTGAAGATTGAAGTCAAAGTAAAAAATAGTTTCCGTCCGTTTTCATATGAAACAAGAATCACTGTGAAACATGTTTCATTTTTGGGATTTTCGTGGTAATACCTTTTACGCATGGGAACAGAAAATACCTAGTATCATTAACGATTTTATTTTgtgggttcttttttttttttttgggtgtgcGTTGGCGGATGAAATTACCATTGACTTctagaaaagcaaaagaaaacacATGCCTTGACAGAAAAAGCTGAAAGAGatgatttttctcaatttaaTCTTCAAGATCAACATTCAGTCAGACATATGCTACCCACatgaataaaagggaaaaagaagtaTACTACAATAAGTTGTACTAACATGACAGTTTAATCTgtcttaggaaaaaaaaaaaaagaaaagatagtgGTTTAACCTAAAAGCAATGTTTTTAAACCCAAACTAGAGAGCCAACCGGAAAATCTTTCGGTTCAACCGATTCGAATCCGGTTCaaagatttaataattttttattcattttagtattacgaattttgaataaaactacAATacatattttagaaaatagAAACTTAATAAAAACTGATTAAACCTCCCGATTTTTATCGGTTCAACAGATTCTTGATCGATTCAATTAATTCTTTAGTTTTTTAATTGAATCGAATCGAAGGTATGGCTGATTCGCAGTTCAACCGATCAAACCGACAAGtgtccgattttcaaaacattgtcTGAAAGCTCTAACCCATCAAATTTTAAAAGGATAAGTGATATTTGCAATCCAAAAATAGCTTATGGCACTTCACTCTAATACTTTATCATGTGAAGAAGGGTGGAACGTGGGAGGACTATTTAAGAGCACAAATATTATTTATGCTTTAAAAATTCACTTGTATGTTTACTAAAAATTACAACTAATAACAAGTTAAATTGATAATTATTGTCCTTAAAATATTGTTTAAATTCAGTTGGCAGACTTTTCAATTTGCGTACCAGCTAAAAAGCTGCCGATAAAAGCTGGAACAACTTTAGATGCAGTCAACTAAAACCAAAATATTTGTGATCTCTAAAGTGGAAGCAAAGACTGGCTGATGTCAAAACACAATCAAGAgatgtatttttttaaaaaaaaataaaaaaaaaatacaaagtgTATGTTGCGCCATTTTTCCATCTGTAGGATGTAATCAAGCTGTTATGATCACTTGAAAAGTGGGGAGTTGGTATTTGCGCTTCCATCTGTAGAAGAACAGTAGCTGTATTATACATTGAATGCTGATCCAGGTTCCGACCACCCTGTGGCAGACaaataattttgttttcttgaatttggtgttagaAAGACTGGACGAGAATCGGAGGATATCTGCACAAAATTTCTGTAGATTCTATGAAGATTTTGGCATGACTATAAAGTAAGGTTAGAATTAAAAGTACTTGGACAATGTCCCTGAGTCAGTCACAATCAACTTGTTAAAAACTAATCTCATCCCCAATTATGCACCAGTTTGACAATTATTAAAAGCGAGAAAACTGGATACCATTTGGATCACATGCTGGTTTCGTCAAATGAAAACAATGAGACCTAGTAAAAGTCAcgaatgaaaattgaaaagaaaggaaTGGCTCGATTTCGTGAAGTCACAACAGATGTGAAGGATCATATTTCCTTGGCTTCTCAACTGCAACTACAACTACGTAGAGTCAAATCTGTAGATATGCTGGAGTAATTAATCATCAAAAACGGGAATCATATCTATGGATGCAGAATCCAAAGAAATATTTGCCCACGTAGCAACGGAACAAAACAAAGAACTATTGCGCATATTTCCTTATCAACCA
This portion of the Coffea arabica cultivar ET-39 chromosome 2e, Coffea Arabica ET-39 HiFi, whole genome shotgun sequence genome encodes:
- the LOC140036578 gene encoding 17.4 kDa class I heat shock protein-like translates to MALVPSIFGGRRSNIFDPFSLDKWDPFEGFPFSRTLANFPSGTDRETAVFTNARVDWRETPEAHIVQADLPGLKKEEVKVEVEDGRILKISGERSREQEEKTDTWHRVERSSGKFIRSFRMPENAKTEEIKASMENGVLTVTVPKVEEKKPEVKAINISG
- the LOC140036579 gene encoding 7-deoxyloganetic acid glucosyl transferase-like; the encoded protein is MGSQKANLPPHVLIFPLPIQGHVNSMLRLAELLCLAGLDVTYIVSDFCHNRLLKHTNVSSRFARYPGFSFQPISDGLPDDHPRAGKGFVDIMPAIKMVTGPLFKRMMIEKSCFASSGIRRPVTCIIADGVLSFAGDFAEENGIALIYFRTVSACSFWACFCIPQVIEAGEIPLKGHGMDLAVKSVPGMENILRRRDLPGFYRVNDLDDTTFQIIKTETQQTPRAQAVILNTFEDLEGPILSHIRKHMPRLYTIGPNHFHLTARLGAKATETETLISSASLWEEDRSCLDWLDSQPPKSVIYVSFGSITVVRREQLLEFWYGLVNSGQRFLWVVRPDSIMGEAGGGKIPAELETATKARGYMVGWAPQLEVLNHPSVGGFLTHGGWNSTLESMAAGVPMLCWPYFADQTINSRFVSEIWKIGLDMKDTCDRVIIQKMVAELMHVRKDEFLRRADAMAKLARKAVTQGGTSYDNLDSLVEFIKSTII